In Deltaproteobacteria bacterium, a genomic segment contains:
- a CDS encoding PAS domain S-box protein, with the protein MPRFAAKTLFLPVIGLLAAAMVLLAVLAVTTYLNLDRAGKQAERILAAQGTAVVSGLAAGLRTGWRFWTWRPESLQGLIHEMSQSSDVAFITLLNNRGVVLAHSNPELTGRVLENYHQITSPLRTDRIVSWFQDGNLYLSGRRLKPLEFRRPGMTHRPGMREHKPGIMRNRPEGLFEFLEPRVILIGLKTDAYISSRQDQFHRALIMGGLLFLVGFGAIYLIFILQNYRTIDRTLSNLSTYTAGIVDNMPNGLITFNPHEELVMINRAAREIFAWGDADEKRLADQPVIKALAEEFLPRLAQGRSVLDQEFEVSTKDGRSIPLAVSVAAVPSGAEGRQGSGAVFILRDLSQIKDLEEQVRQSEKLAAMGRLAAGMAHEVRNPLSSMRGLARFLARDLDETSREAEYLKVMVFEIDRLNRVMNSLLDFARPREPDLKPTDLNEVVKYTLGLVSDDARHQGVSIVENLTQDPLIANADRDQVIQAVLNILLNGIEAMPHGGLLKVTSYFETGFALVKIEDTGPGIDLDDRSRLFDPFYTTKDQGTGLGLAQVARIMEIHGGRVVVGGQAGHGAVFSLHFPRP; encoded by the coding sequence TTGCCTCGGTTTGCTGCCAAGACCCTCTTTCTGCCGGTAATTGGCCTTCTGGCCGCCGCGATGGTGCTTTTAGCGGTCCTGGCCGTTACGACCTATCTCAATCTGGATCGGGCGGGAAAGCAAGCCGAGCGCATCCTGGCCGCTCAAGGCACAGCCGTTGTCTCCGGTCTGGCCGCCGGTCTCAGGACCGGGTGGCGCTTCTGGACCTGGCGGCCGGAATCCCTGCAGGGACTTATCCATGAGATGTCCCAGAGCAGTGATGTGGCCTTTATCACCCTCCTCAATAATCGGGGAGTCGTTCTGGCTCACTCCAACCCTGAGCTTACCGGGCGGGTTCTCGAAAATTATCATCAAATTACCAGTCCGCTCAGGACCGATCGCATCGTGAGCTGGTTTCAGGATGGGAACCTTTATCTTTCCGGACGGCGCCTCAAGCCGCTTGAGTTCAGAAGGCCGGGGATGACGCACAGGCCGGGGATGAGGGAGCATAAACCGGGCATCATGAGGAATCGGCCTGAAGGGCTGTTTGAGTTTTTGGAGCCTCGGGTTATTCTGATTGGCCTAAAAACCGACGCCTATATCTCGAGCCGGCAAGATCAGTTTCACCGCGCCTTGATCATGGGCGGACTGCTTTTTTTAGTTGGCTTCGGGGCTATTTATTTAATTTTTATTCTTCAGAACTATCGCACCATTGACCGGACACTGTCCAATCTGAGCACCTATACGGCCGGTATCGTGGATAACATGCCCAACGGTCTGATAACTTTTAACCCCCACGAAGAACTGGTCATGATCAATCGAGCTGCCCGCGAAATTTTTGCCTGGGGAGATGCAGATGAAAAGCGCTTGGCCGATCAGCCGGTGATTAAGGCCCTGGCCGAGGAGTTTCTGCCTCGCCTGGCCCAGGGCAGGTCAGTGCTCGACCAGGAGTTTGAAGTCTCCACTAAAGACGGCCGGTCCATACCTCTGGCTGTCAGTGTCGCGGCGGTGCCTTCGGGAGCTGAGGGTCGGCAAGGCTCGGGCGCTGTCTTCATTCTGCGTGATCTCAGCCAGATCAAAGACCTGGAGGAGCAGGTGCGTCAGAGCGAGAAACTGGCCGCGATGGGCCGTCTGGCCGCAGGCATGGCTCATGAGGTCCGGAATCCTTTGAGTTCCATGCGCGGGCTGGCTCGGTTTCTGGCCCGGGACCTGGACGAAACCAGCCGGGAGGCTGAATACCTCAAGGTGATGGTCTTTGAGATTGACCGGCTTAACCGGGTCATGAACAGTCTGCTCGATTTCGCGCGGCCTCGCGAACCTGACCTCAAGCCCACAGACCTCAACGAAGTGGTGAAATACACCCTGGGCCTGGTAAGCGACGATGCGAGACATCAAGGGGTGAGTATAGTAGAGAACCTGACTCAGGATCCTTTAATCGCTAATGCCGACCGGGATCAGGTTATTCAGGCCGTTCTCAATATACTGCTCAACGGGATCGAGGCCATGCCTCACGGCGGCCTGCTCAAGGTCACCAGCTATTTTGAAACAGGCTTTGCGCTAGTCAAGATTGAAGATACCGGGCCTGGCATTGACCTCGACGACCGCTCCCGGCTTTTTGATCCCTTTTACACTACCAAGGACCAGGGAACAGGGCTGGGCCTGGCTCAGGTGGCCCGAATCATGGAAATTCATGGCGGGCGGGTGGTCGTGGGCGGCCAGGCCGGTCATGGGGCCGTTTTTTCACTGCACTTTCCCCGGCCTTAA
- a CDS encoding cation transporter, protein MGIFSRSEKIELKVTGMTCGHCEARVKEALLNVEGVKKAIADHQAQKAVVNLEKDKVNREDLVAAVKAAGYEAS, encoded by the coding sequence ATGGGAATTTTTAGCAGAAGCGAAAAGATCGAGCTTAAAGTCACCGGGATGACCTGCGGCCATTGTGAAGCCCGTGTGAAGGAGGCCCTTCTCAATGTTGAGGGTGTTAAAAAGGCCATCGCTGATCACCAGGCTCAAAAGGCAGTTGTTAACCTAGAAAAAGACAAGGTTAATCGCGAGGATCTGGTGGCCGCGGTCAAGGCAGCCGGATATGAGGCCAGTTGA